The Dyella caseinilytica genome has a window encoding:
- a CDS encoding DUF1328 domain-containing protein produces MIKWAIIFGLVSLISGWMGFGTLSGVTATIAKVLFAIFVVIFLLVILAVIGLIHIL; encoded by the coding sequence CTGATCAAATGGGCCATCATCTTCGGCCTGGTCTCGCTGATCTCCGGCTGGATGGGTTTCGGCACACTCTCCGGCGTCACCGCCACCATCGCCAAAGTGCTATTCGCCATTTTCGTGGTGATCTTCCTGCTGGTGATCCTCGCCGTTATCGGGCTGATCCATATCTTGTAG
- a CDS encoding efflux RND transporter permease subunit, giving the protein MINQLFRFCFEKRTLFIVVTILVICFGYYSWTQLAIEAYPELTDVTAQVTTQVPGLAAEEIEQEITTPLERGLADTQGLVSMRSSSTFGLSLITLVFKDGSDDYWERQRVMERISQVTLPTGITPGLDPVTGPAGEIYRYTLESKSKNLMELSEIQNWVVIPALNQVPGVINVDNFGGFTKEFQLELDPQQLLHYGVSVNQVTAAISANTSNAGGGRITRGEQSYIVRGIGMVHSLKDLGDIVVTQNNGVPVLVKDLGKLRYGHQVREGILGKDNNPDTIEGICDLLKYENASKVLEGIHAKVAELSKQLNPQDVYIVPYIDRDNLVNATKEKVFHTVMEGIGLVCIVLILFLGSPRSAMVAAVAIPMSLVTVFILMQFTHMSANLFSLGAIDFGVIVDGAIVITEAILHKREQKPTEVLTEEDVMTVTGHVGRSIFFATLIIVTAYAPLFAFEHAEGKLFRPMAFTVGYALLAALLCTVTLTPALAYLALRKPRKIFHNKPLEKLRAWYTHTLGRLIHRLPIVYTTTIAAFLCVLVLGATIGREFLPDLDEGALWLQVQMPTGLSLDKASQMTAELRKVVREFPEVSYIVTQMGRNDTGTDPWTPSHVESAVGLTPYSEWHGETKAEFLHKFNARLQQIPGITVGISQPIIDGENDMIGGAHAPLVLRIYGDDFHEMRRIGSEIVDVLHGIQGTADASIFQEPPIPQLSITANRDAAARYGVNISDITNLIQTAIGGAPITQVYVADRIYNVTARVSNDVANSLQAVGELPLTTTSGAQIPLKEVADIKLAMGESTIAHEHGKRELTIRIDNSDRALSEYLADAQSQIDKKVHFDKQKYQLEWAGNFQNAQRAQDRLIVVMGMVMAIMLVFLFFEFGKFHQAVLVLGVVPLATVGGLIALHVRGDTLNIATAVGFIALFGVAVQNGIIMVSNINRMRKEEGLSLNEAVLVGATERFRPVLMTATVASIGMLPAAMATGVGTDVQRGLATVVVGGLPIATLLTLFILPALYYAMENFIQKRWGVAPTGEEI; this is encoded by the coding sequence ATGATTAATCAGCTCTTCCGCTTCTGCTTTGAAAAGCGAACGCTATTCATCGTGGTGACGATTCTCGTCATCTGCTTCGGTTACTACTCATGGACCCAGCTGGCGATTGAAGCGTATCCGGAACTGACCGACGTAACCGCGCAGGTCACCACGCAGGTGCCGGGTTTGGCCGCTGAGGAGATCGAACAGGAGATCACGACGCCGCTCGAGCGTGGCTTGGCCGATACGCAGGGTCTGGTCAGCATGCGTTCGAGCAGTACCTTCGGTCTGTCGCTGATCACCCTGGTATTCAAAGACGGCTCGGACGACTATTGGGAACGTCAGCGCGTGATGGAACGCATCAGCCAGGTGACGCTGCCGACGGGCATCACGCCCGGGCTCGATCCGGTGACGGGTCCGGCCGGCGAGATCTATCGCTACACGCTGGAATCGAAAAGCAAGAACCTGATGGAGCTATCGGAGATCCAGAACTGGGTCGTGATTCCGGCACTGAATCAGGTGCCAGGCGTGATCAACGTCGACAACTTCGGCGGCTTCACCAAGGAATTCCAGCTGGAATTGGATCCGCAGCAACTGCTGCACTACGGCGTCAGCGTCAACCAGGTTACCGCAGCGATCTCCGCCAATACCTCCAATGCAGGTGGCGGGCGCATCACGCGCGGCGAGCAGTCGTACATTGTGCGCGGCATCGGCATGGTGCATTCGCTGAAGGACCTGGGCGATATCGTGGTGACGCAAAACAACGGCGTGCCGGTGCTGGTGAAAGACCTGGGCAAGCTGCGTTATGGCCATCAGGTGCGTGAGGGCATCCTGGGCAAGGACAATAACCCCGATACGATCGAAGGCATCTGTGACTTGCTGAAGTATGAAAATGCTTCCAAGGTGCTCGAGGGCATTCATGCCAAAGTTGCCGAGCTAAGCAAGCAACTTAACCCGCAGGACGTTTACATCGTTCCGTACATCGATCGCGACAACTTGGTCAACGCGACGAAGGAAAAAGTCTTCCACACCGTGATGGAAGGCATCGGCCTGGTCTGCATCGTGCTGATTCTGTTCCTCGGCAGTCCGCGTTCTGCGATGGTGGCCGCCGTGGCGATTCCCATGTCGCTGGTGACGGTGTTCATCCTGATGCAGTTCACGCACATGTCGGCGAATCTGTTCTCGCTGGGTGCGATCGACTTCGGCGTGATCGTGGACGGTGCGATCGTGATCACCGAGGCGATTCTGCACAAGCGTGAGCAAAAACCCACCGAAGTGCTGACCGAAGAAGACGTAATGACGGTGACGGGGCATGTCGGCCGCTCGATCTTCTTCGCCACCCTGATCATTGTTACCGCTTATGCGCCGCTGTTCGCCTTCGAGCACGCCGAGGGCAAACTATTCCGCCCGATGGCGTTCACCGTCGGCTACGCATTGCTTGCAGCGTTGCTTTGCACTGTGACGTTGACACCGGCGCTGGCTTATCTCGCCCTTCGCAAGCCGCGCAAGATCTTCCACAACAAGCCGCTTGAGAAGCTGCGGGCTTGGTACACGCATACGTTGGGAAGGCTGATACATAGGCTGCCGATCGTCTATACGACTACCATCGCAGCGTTTCTATGCGTGCTCGTACTGGGTGCGACCATCGGCCGCGAATTCCTGCCCGATCTGGACGAAGGTGCGCTGTGGCTGCAAGTGCAAATGCCCACGGGTCTGTCACTGGATAAAGCCAGCCAGATGACGGCGGAGCTGCGCAAAGTAGTCCGCGAGTTCCCGGAGGTGTCGTACATCGTGACGCAGATGGGTCGCAACGATACGGGTACCGATCCTTGGACGCCGTCGCATGTGGAATCGGCGGTGGGCCTTACGCCCTATAGCGAGTGGCATGGCGAGACCAAGGCGGAGTTCCTGCATAAGTTCAACGCACGCCTGCAACAGATTCCTGGCATCACGGTAGGCATCAGCCAGCCGATCATCGATGGCGAGAACGACATGATCGGCGGTGCGCATGCCCCGTTGGTATTGCGCATCTATGGCGATGACTTCCACGAGATGCGCCGTATCGGCAGCGAGATCGTCGACGTGCTGCATGGCATTCAAGGCACCGCCGATGCGTCGATTTTCCAGGAGCCACCGATTCCTCAGTTGTCGATTACGGCGAACCGTGACGCCGCTGCGCGTTACGGCGTCAACATCAGCGATATCACCAACCTGATCCAGACCGCCATCGGCGGCGCGCCGATCACCCAGGTGTATGTGGCCGATCGCATCTACAACGTCACGGCACGCGTTTCCAACGACGTGGCCAACAGCCTGCAGGCGGTGGGCGAGCTGCCGTTGACGACCACCAGCGGTGCACAGATTCCGCTTAAGGAAGTGGCGGATATCAAACTGGCCATGGGGGAAAGTACCATCGCGCACGAACATGGCAAGCGCGAGTTGACCATCCGCATCGATAACAGTGATCGCGCATTGTCCGAATACCTGGCCGACGCGCAGTCGCAAATCGATAAGAAGGTGCATTTCGACAAGCAGAAATATCAGCTGGAATGGGCCGGCAACTTCCAGAACGCACAGCGTGCGCAGGATCGTTTGATCGTGGTCATGGGCATGGTCATGGCGATCATGTTGGTGTTCCTGTTCTTCGAATTCGGCAAATTCCATCAGGCCGTGCTGGTGCTTGGTGTGGTGCCGTTGGCGACGGTGGGTGGCCTGATCGCATTGCACGTGCGCGGCGACACGCTGAATATCGCCACGGCCGTCGGTTTCATTGCCTTGTTCGGCGTCGCGGTACAGAACGGCATCATCATGGTGTCGAACATCAATCGCATGCGAAAAGAAGAAGGTTTGTCGCTCAACGAAGCCGTGCTGGTCGGTGCCACCGAACGATTCCGTCCGGTGTTGATGACCGCCACCGTGGCCAGCATCGGCATGTTGCCGGCAGCCATGGCGACCGGTGTCGGTACGGATGTGCAGCGCGGTTTGGCAACGGTGGTGGTGGGCGGTTTGCCGATCGCCACGCTGCTGACTCTGTTCATCCTGCCTGCGCTGTACTACGCGATGGAGAACTTCATCCAGAAACGTTGGGGCGTTGCACCGACGGGTGAGGAGATCTGA
- the folB gene encoding dihydroneopterin aldolase: protein MDIVFIEDLRIDAVIGIYDWERRVRQTLSLDIEMAFDNTVPAASDDIAHTLNYKDVSKRLIAYVGESHFGLVETLAEGCARIIREEFGVAWVRLKLSKPGAVRGAKAVGVRIERGTRPD from the coding sequence ATGGATATTGTTTTCATCGAAGACCTGCGCATCGACGCGGTGATCGGCATCTATGACTGGGAACGGCGCGTGCGCCAGACGCTTTCGCTGGATATCGAAATGGCGTTCGACAACACCGTGCCCGCCGCAAGCGATGACATCGCGCATACGCTCAATTACAAGGATGTATCGAAGCGGCTGATTGCCTACGTCGGCGAATCGCACTTCGGTCTGGTGGAGACGCTGGCCGAAGGCTGCGCCAGGATCATCCGCGAGGAATTCGGCGTGGCGTGGGTGCGCTTGAAGCTTTCCAAGCCCGGTGCCGTTCGCGGCGCCAAGGCAGTGGGTGTTCGTATCGAACGTGGGACTCGGCCCGACTGA
- a CDS encoding GatB/YqeY domain-containing protein, with protein sequence MSLKQQLTDDMKTAMRGGDKDRLGVIRLILAAVKQREVDERIQLDDAQILAVLEKMLKQRKDSVTQYAAAGREDLADVERAEMVVIEAYMPAKLTDAEVEALIEAAIAETGASSARDMGKVVGVVKGKVAGRADMGQVSALIKVKLGG encoded by the coding sequence ATGAGCCTCAAGCAACAGCTCACCGACGACATGAAGACCGCCATGCGCGGCGGCGACAAGGATCGTCTGGGCGTAATCCGCCTGATCCTGGCGGCCGTCAAGCAGCGCGAGGTGGACGAGCGCATTCAGCTGGATGACGCCCAGATCCTGGCCGTGCTGGAAAAGATGCTCAAGCAGCGCAAGGATTCGGTCACCCAGTACGCCGCTGCCGGCCGTGAGGATCTGGCGGACGTCGAACGCGCCGAAATGGTCGTCATCGAAGCCTACATGCCAGCCAAGCTCACCGACGCCGAAGTCGAGGCCCTGATCGAGGCTGCTATCGCCGAGACGGGCGCCAGCAGCGCGCGCGATATGGGCAAGGTGGTTGGCGTGGTGAAAGGCAAGGTGGCCGGCCGCGCCGACATGGGCCAGGTCTCGGCTCTCATCAAGGTCAAGCTCGGCGGCTGA
- the tsaD gene encoding tRNA (adenosine(37)-N6)-threonylcarbamoyltransferase complex transferase subunit TsaD produces the protein MPSVSRFLSSVPRPILGIETSCDETGVALLRWEPQAPGQGLLAHALYTQIKLHADYGGVVPELASRDHVRKLLPLVREALSQAGLTPADLGGVAYTAGPGLVGALLVGAATGRAMAWALGVPAIGVHHMEGHLLAPLLEDDPPEPPFVALLVSGGHSMLVQVEAVGRYRILGDTLDDAAGEAFDKTAKLMGLPYPGGPALAALAGQGRPGAFRFSRPMTDRPGLDFSFSGLKTQVLLAWQQSDQSEQTRADIARAFEEAIVDTLLIKCRRALQETGAKRLVIAGGVGANRRLREELAAAGVKDGFKTYFPRLQFCTDNGAMIALAGAIRLAHGQHQDESVQVFPRWDLQTLPPAA, from the coding sequence ATGCCCTCTGTTTCCCGTTTCCTATCCTCCGTTCCCCGCCCCATCCTGGGCATCGAAACGTCCTGCGACGAGACAGGCGTCGCCCTGCTGCGCTGGGAACCACAGGCGCCGGGGCAGGGGCTGCTGGCGCACGCGCTGTACACCCAGATCAAGCTGCATGCGGATTACGGCGGCGTGGTACCGGAGCTGGCCAGCCGCGACCACGTGCGCAAGCTGTTGCCGCTGGTGCGCGAAGCGCTGTCCCAGGCCGGGCTGACACCGGCCGACCTCGGCGGGGTGGCCTATACCGCCGGTCCCGGCTTGGTGGGTGCCTTGCTGGTCGGTGCCGCCACGGGGCGGGCGATGGCCTGGGCGCTTGGGGTGCCTGCGATCGGCGTGCACCACATGGAAGGGCACCTGCTGGCCCCGCTGCTGGAAGACGATCCGCCGGAACCGCCCTTCGTGGCGCTGCTGGTGTCGGGTGGTCATTCGATGCTGGTGCAAGTAGAGGCCGTGGGCCGCTACCGCATCCTGGGCGACACCCTGGACGATGCCGCCGGCGAAGCCTTTGACAAGACCGCCAAGTTGATGGGCCTGCCTTATCCCGGCGGTCCCGCACTGGCTGCGCTGGCAGGGCAAGGTCGGCCGGGCGCGTTCCGTTTCTCACGGCCGATGACCGATCGCCCCGGCCTCGATTTCAGTTTTTCGGGACTGAAGACCCAGGTGCTGCTCGCTTGGCAGCAATCCGATCAAAGCGAACAGACACGTGCTGACATTGCGCGCGCGTTCGAAGAAGCCATCGTCGACACGCTGTTGATCAAATGCCGCCGAGCCCTGCAAGAAACGGGTGCGAAGCGACTGGTGATTGCAGGGGGCGTTGGTGCCAATCGCCGGCTGCGGGAAGAGCTGGCGGCAGCGGGCGTCAAAGATGGTTTCAAAACGTATTTCCCCCGGCTGCAGTTCTGCACTGACAACGGTGCGATGATCGCACTGGCTGGCGCCATCCGGCTTGCCCACGGTCAGCATCAGGACGAATCGGTGCAGGTGTTTCCCCGCTGGGACCTGCAAACGCTGCCGCCCGCCGCTTGA
- the dnaG gene encoding DNA primase, translating into MRGRIPDTFIDELLARVDIVDVIERRVPLKKAGREWTACCPFHNERTPSFYVTPAKQFFHCFGCGAHGSAIKFLMDYERLEFPDAVEELAQSVGLKVPYEGARDNAPREDKTDLYAMLDAATHWYEGELPKSVEAKAYCLKRGLDADTIARFRIGWAPAGFDGVIRSLGTSERRMQLLTEAGMVASNERGNKYDRFRERLMFPILDRRGRVIAFGGRVLQSEQGPKYLNSPETPLFHKGRELFALWQVKQANSNLARIVVVEGYMDVIALHQAGLPIAVATLGTATTPEHTEVLFRAAPDVVFCFDGDRAGRAAAWKALESALPRLRDGRQAYFLFLPEGEDPDTLVRKESKEGFEKRLREATPLSEYFFGELSHDVDTGSIDGRARLAERARPLIARLPDGAFRDLMAQELEKRSGARAVLEPDPVARRPVQRPVAVQRSLVRSAISLLLAQPGIADLVEKPYSFLRLQKPGVELLAELLDTARSRPGINPAMLVEHFAERAEYASLQKLMAATIVGEPEVQRTEFFDALAKMEREALTQRKAELMAKERSHLTEEEKAELRDLLAIRISPQLSHL; encoded by the coding sequence ATGCGCGGCCGCATCCCTGACACCTTTATCGATGAACTGCTTGCTCGCGTCGACATCGTCGACGTGATCGAGCGACGCGTGCCGTTGAAGAAAGCCGGACGCGAGTGGACGGCCTGCTGCCCGTTCCACAACGAACGCACCCCATCGTTCTACGTCACTCCGGCCAAGCAGTTCTTTCATTGCTTCGGCTGCGGCGCGCATGGCAGTGCGATCAAGTTCCTGATGGATTACGAGCGGCTGGAATTTCCGGACGCTGTTGAGGAACTGGCACAGTCGGTCGGGCTGAAGGTGCCTTACGAAGGCGCACGCGACAACGCGCCACGCGAGGACAAAACCGACCTCTACGCCATGCTCGATGCAGCTACTCACTGGTACGAAGGTGAGCTGCCCAAAAGCGTGGAAGCCAAGGCCTACTGCCTCAAGCGTGGCCTGGATGCCGATACCATCGCGCGCTTCCGCATCGGCTGGGCACCGGCCGGTTTCGACGGCGTGATCCGCAGCCTCGGCACCAGCGAACGTCGCATGCAGTTGCTGACCGAAGCCGGCATGGTCGCCAGCAACGAGCGTGGCAACAAATACGATCGCTTCCGTGAGCGGTTGATGTTTCCGATCCTCGATCGGCGCGGACGCGTCATTGCCTTCGGCGGGCGTGTACTGCAATCGGAGCAAGGTCCGAAATACCTCAACTCACCCGAAACGCCACTCTTCCACAAAGGGCGCGAACTATTCGCGCTGTGGCAGGTTAAGCAAGCCAACAGCAACCTCGCGCGCATCGTGGTGGTGGAAGGCTATATGGACGTGATCGCGCTGCATCAGGCCGGCCTGCCGATTGCGGTAGCCACACTGGGCACGGCGACCACACCCGAACACACTGAAGTGCTGTTCCGCGCCGCACCGGATGTCGTGTTCTGTTTCGACGGCGACCGCGCCGGCCGCGCTGCAGCATGGAAAGCGCTGGAATCGGCCCTGCCCCGCCTGCGCGATGGGCGCCAGGCCTATTTCCTGTTCCTGCCCGAAGGCGAAGATCCGGACACGCTGGTGCGCAAGGAAAGTAAGGAAGGTTTCGAAAAGCGCCTACGCGAGGCAACGCCCTTGTCGGAATACTTTTTCGGCGAGCTCTCACACGATGTCGACACGGGCAGTATCGACGGACGCGCACGCCTGGCCGAACGCGCTCGTCCGCTGATCGCCCGCCTCCCCGATGGCGCGTTTCGCGATCTGATGGCGCAGGAGTTGGAGAAACGCAGCGGCGCACGCGCCGTACTGGAACCCGATCCCGTCGCACGGCGTCCTGTGCAGCGGCCGGTCGCCGTGCAGCGCTCGCTGGTGCGCAGCGCCATTTCCCTGCTGCTGGCACAACCGGGCATTGCCGATCTGGTCGAAAAGCCCTACAGCTTTCTTCGCCTGCAGAAGCCGGGCGTCGAACTGCTGGCCGAGTTGCTGGATACGGCACGCTCACGCCCCGGCATCAACCCGGCGATGCTGGTCGAACACTTTGCCGAGCGCGCCGAATACGCTTCACTGCAAAAGCTGATGGCCGCCACCATCGTGGGCGAGCCGGAAGTCCAGCGCACGGAATTCTTCGATGCGCTGGCGAAAATGGAGCGCGAAGCGCTCACTCAACGTAAAGCCGAATTGATGGCCAAGGAACGAAGCCATCTGACTGAAGAGGAAAAAGCGGAGCTGCGCGATCTGCTTGCCATCCGCATTTCCCCTCAATTGAGTCATCTGTAA
- a CDS encoding DUF6159 family protein, whose amino-acid sequence MAGKFARSWALLNASADVLRSDKSLLMFPLFSGICTLLVAATFLTPVAVEILADERIRSYGVAHHVSPLHYVFLFLFYLAQYTVIIFFNTALAAVATARLRGDEATVKDGLAVARSRFGAILGYAVIAATVGMLLRALQERLGFIGRIVVGMIGLAWTVATFLVVPVLANEEVGPLDAVQRSVDMLKRTWGENLIGNAGIGLAFGVITFVAILVSVVLVVLAVASQSLPLIVAMVAIVLIGLALLGMIQSSLQGVYAVALYRYVDEGEAGAGFDQAALEQAFRSK is encoded by the coding sequence ATGGCCGGTAAATTTGCACGTAGTTGGGCGTTGTTGAATGCGAGCGCGGATGTCTTGCGTTCGGACAAATCACTGCTGATGTTTCCATTGTTTTCGGGTATCTGCACCTTGCTGGTTGCGGCAACGTTTCTGACGCCGGTGGCTGTGGAGATTCTCGCTGACGAGCGGATACGGTCTTACGGCGTTGCGCATCACGTTTCGCCGCTGCATTACGTCTTTCTGTTCCTGTTTTATCTGGCGCAGTACACCGTCATCATCTTTTTCAACACAGCGTTGGCAGCGGTCGCGACGGCGCGGCTGCGTGGCGATGAGGCCACGGTGAAGGATGGTCTGGCGGTGGCGAGATCGCGCTTCGGCGCCATTCTTGGTTATGCGGTGATTGCCGCTACGGTAGGTATGCTGTTGCGTGCTTTGCAGGAGCGGTTGGGTTTTATCGGCCGTATCGTGGTCGGCATGATCGGCCTGGCCTGGACCGTGGCGACTTTTCTGGTCGTGCCAGTGCTGGCGAATGAAGAAGTAGGGCCGCTGGATGCGGTTCAACGCAGCGTGGATATGCTCAAGCGCACCTGGGGTGAAAACCTGATCGGCAATGCGGGCATTGGTCTGGCCTTCGGCGTGATTACGTTCGTTGCGATACTGGTGTCGGTGGTGCTGGTCGTCCTCGCCGTCGCCTCGCAGTCACTGCCGTTGATCGTGGCGATGGTGGCCATCGTGCTGATCGGTTTGGCGTTGCTCGGCATGATCCAGTCTTCGCTGCAAGGCGTGTACGCGGTGGCCCTTTATCGTTATGTGGATGAGGGCGAAGCGGGTGCCGGTTTCGATCAGGCAGCGTTGGAGCAAGCCTTTCGCAGCAAGTGA
- the folK gene encoding 2-amino-4-hydroxy-6-hydroxymethyldihydropteridine diphosphokinase: protein MPRVYLSLGSNQESHRYLRVALDELRARFGKLDISPAYRSAAVGFDGPDFINLAVGMDTDLSPPALNDWLHALEDRHGRRRDVPRYADRTLDVDIVLYDDLVTQGPGHLDIPRKELKHAFVLKPMVDIAPELRHPVNGHSMAELWAAFPVESEPLSVEPL from the coding sequence ATGCCACGCGTCTATCTCAGCCTTGGCTCCAACCAGGAGTCGCACCGTTATTTGCGCGTGGCGCTGGATGAATTGCGTGCGCGCTTCGGCAAACTCGATATCTCGCCCGCGTATCGCAGCGCTGCGGTCGGTTTTGATGGCCCCGACTTCATCAATCTTGCCGTGGGCATGGATACCGATCTTTCGCCACCTGCCCTCAACGACTGGCTGCATGCGCTGGAAGATCGCCACGGCCGCCGTCGAGACGTACCTCGTTATGCGGATCGCACACTCGATGTGGATATCGTCCTTTATGACGATCTGGTGACCCAGGGCCCCGGGCATCTGGATATCCCGCGTAAGGAATTGAAGCACGCGTTCGTGCTCAAGCCGATGGTGGATATTGCACCGGAGCTACGGCATCCCGTGAATGGCCACTCGATGGCCGAGCTGTGGGCGGCGTTCCCGGTGGAAAGCGAGCCCTTGTCCGTAGAGCCGTTATAG
- the rpsU gene encoding 30S ribosomal protein S21 has protein sequence MPSVKVRENEPFELALRRFKRTCEKAGVLAETRKREFYEKPTQERKRKRAAAVKRHLRRLSRDVSRKTRLY, from the coding sequence ATGCCCAGCGTAAAAGTCCGCGAGAACGAGCCGTTCGAACTCGCCCTGCGTCGCTTCAAGCGCACCTGTGAAAAGGCCGGCGTGCTCGCCGAGACCCGCAAGCGCGAGTTCTACGAGAAGCCGACCCAGGAGCGCAAGCGCAAGCGCGCTGCTGCCGTGAAGCGTCACCTGCGCCGTCTGTCGCGCGACGTTTCCCGCAAGACCCGCCTGTACTGA
- a CDS encoding DedA family protein, whose amino-acid sequence MDLLERLITVFAENGYAAVFIALLLCGAGIPLPEDITLVAGGVIAGLGYANVHTMAAVTMVGVLIGDAAMFLLGHHYGEHMLQWKPIALLMPPRRYAKMQEKFERYGNRLMFFARFLPGMRTAVYITAGATHRVSFWRFLLLDGFAALISVPFWVYLGYFGANRREWLLMWMHRGQSSLWVLGGIGLVVLLVWWWRRRQRKLQVQSR is encoded by the coding sequence ATGGATTTACTTGAACGCCTGATCACGGTGTTCGCGGAGAACGGCTACGCAGCGGTGTTTATTGCCCTGCTGCTGTGCGGTGCGGGCATCCCGCTACCGGAAGACATCACTCTCGTCGCCGGCGGCGTCATCGCCGGACTCGGCTACGCCAATGTGCACACGATGGCTGCCGTAACCATGGTAGGCGTTCTGATCGGCGACGCGGCCATGTTCCTGCTTGGGCATCATTACGGCGAACACATGTTGCAATGGAAGCCGATTGCGTTACTGATGCCGCCACGCCGCTACGCAAAGATGCAGGAGAAATTCGAGCGCTACGGCAATCGACTGATGTTCTTTGCACGCTTTCTGCCTGGCATGCGCACGGCGGTCTATATCACCGCCGGCGCGACACACCGCGTCAGCTTCTGGCGGTTTCTGCTGCTTGATGGTTTCGCGGCGCTGATCAGCGTGCCGTTCTGGGTATACCTGGGTTACTTCGGCGCAAATCGGCGCGAGTGGCTGTTGATGTGGATGCACCGTGGGCAGAGCAGCCTATGGGTGCTAGGCGGCATTGGGCTTGTCGTGTTGCTGGTGTGGTGGTGGCGGCGACGTCAGCGCAAGCTGCAGGTTCAAAGTCGCTGA
- a CDS encoding efflux transporter outer membrane subunit, translating to MYAIQIFAFKRTSCRLLTLGIALALGACAVGPDFHRPAAPASQDYAPNGTPASTASTAGPDGGAQQFVRGMDIPGQWWTLFHSEPLNALIDDSIKHNPDVAAAQEALRSAMENVRAQQGQFFPQVTASVDPTRQKTGSVIASGVVSNATLYNLTTAQLSVSYTPDLWGANRRSVESLVAQADAQRFQLEATYLTLTTNVVNAAVTEAALRAQIVATQDMIDSQQKILDANRKQLALGDMGDVDIAAQVATLEQTRATLPPLQKQLAQQRDLLAVLSGRTPDQDIQAKFELEGLQLPEDLPMSLPARLVEQRPDVRMAEANLHAACAQVGVAFAARLPNISISANGGSAADQMHDLFGHGTSFWNLGAAITAPIFDGGTLKHRQRAAEAAYRQAAEQYRSTVMSALQNMADSLHATQSDADALVASSRAERAAARSLEISQRQYAVGDISMVALLNAQVTYRQAELTLIQARQARYADSVALFQAVGGGWWNRQDVAASTGFNASK from the coding sequence ATGTACGCTATCCAGATATTCGCATTCAAGCGCACCAGTTGCCGCCTGCTGACGCTCGGCATCGCGCTCGCACTTGGCGCTTGCGCGGTCGGCCCGGATTTCCACCGGCCCGCAGCGCCGGCCAGCCAGGATTACGCGCCGAACGGCACGCCTGCGTCTACTGCATCCACCGCAGGACCTGATGGGGGCGCCCAGCAGTTTGTGCGTGGTATGGATATTCCTGGCCAATGGTGGACGCTGTTCCATTCCGAGCCGCTGAATGCGTTGATTGACGACTCGATCAAGCACAACCCTGATGTGGCCGCCGCACAGGAAGCCTTGCGTTCGGCGATGGAGAACGTGCGCGCGCAGCAGGGCCAGTTCTTCCCGCAGGTGACCGCCAGCGTGGATCCCACCCGTCAGAAGACCGGCTCGGTAATCGCCAGCGGCGTGGTATCCAATGCCACGTTGTATAACCTGACCACGGCGCAGTTGAGCGTTTCCTACACACCGGACCTGTGGGGTGCGAATCGCCGTTCCGTGGAGTCGCTGGTGGCGCAAGCCGATGCGCAACGTTTCCAGCTGGAAGCGACCTACCTCACGCTTACCACCAACGTGGTGAACGCGGCAGTGACCGAAGCGGCATTGCGCGCGCAGATCGTCGCCACACAGGACATGATCGACAGTCAGCAGAAGATCCTCGATGCCAATCGCAAGCAGTTGGCACTGGGTGATATGGGCGATGTGGATATTGCCGCACAGGTCGCCACGCTGGAGCAGACGCGCGCCACCTTGCCACCGCTGCAAAAGCAACTTGCGCAACAGCGTGACTTGCTGGCTGTGCTGAGCGGGCGTACGCCGGATCAGGACATACAGGCGAAGTTTGAGTTGGAAGGCCTGCAACTGCCCGAGGATCTGCCGATGAGCCTCCCAGCTCGCTTGGTGGAACAGCGGCCGGATGTGCGCATGGCCGAAGCAAATCTGCATGCGGCCTGCGCGCAAGTCGGCGTGGCCTTTGCGGCACGCTTGCCAAATATCAGTATCTCGGCCAACGGTGGCAGCGCGGCCGATCAGATGCACGATTTGTTCGGTCACGGCACCAGCTTCTGGAATCTTGGTGCTGCAATCACCGCGCCGATTTTCGATGGCGGCACGCTCAAGCATCGTCAGCGCGCGGCCGAGGCTGCCTATCGGCAGGCGGCGGAGCAGTATCGCAGTACGGTGATGTCTGCTTTGCAGAACATGGCCGATTCGCTGCACGCGACGCAATCGGATGCGGATGCCCTGGTTGCCAGTTCGCGTGCCGAACGCGCTGCTGCCCGCAGCCTGGAGATCTCGCAGCGTCAGTACGCCGTGGGTGACATCAGTATGGTGGCCTTGCTCAATGCCCAGGTTACCTACCGGCAAGCTGAGCTGACTTTGATCCAGGCACGCCAGGCTCGTTATGCCGATAGCGTTGCCTTGTTCCAGGCGGTGGGTGGTGGTTGGTGGAATCGCCAGGACGTGGCGGCGTCGACCGGATTCAACGCCTCCAAATGA